The Leucobacter sp. UCMA 4100 genome window below encodes:
- a CDS encoding sensor histidine kinase, translated as MVADDRMSSSARAILVVVVIIAFLANLVLFLFSDGEPSPTGQLDVLVFVAILLFAWHPLSAAVSLSLLASAALVLNVGGPYVFVLALATGLVFFCCRRWVATVYSSLTIGFMVIAEVLEQGITPGASLGLFAIGVTSGLIGWVLRLQRNRVSVLNADVDRLQRELEQAVANERERISDELHDVVAHDITVLLMHTRVLTLPGNENDRDISVRAITEAAVQAMTDVKRMMRVMDSSQDIAQTIIPNSFRIQERIEKISEDFRIAGVQVETKSLGEVRLSRIVESTLGHVFNECVTNVMKHAPGTETVRIELEALDFEVRLGVWNATATEKSGVASNSSGYGLRRMEERVQLLGGEFKVTVTNDGWSVEAILPKS; from the coding sequence GTGGTGGCTGATGACAGGATGTCGAGTTCGGCGCGCGCCATTTTGGTCGTTGTAGTGATTATTGCTTTCCTAGCGAATTTGGTTCTTTTCCTATTTTCAGACGGTGAGCCTTCACCAACAGGCCAGTTGGACGTTCTCGTGTTTGTGGCAATTTTGCTCTTTGCCTGGCATCCGCTAAGCGCTGCAGTTTCTCTAAGTCTTCTCGCTTCAGCTGCTCTCGTGCTTAACGTAGGGGGTCCCTACGTTTTTGTTCTAGCACTTGCAACTGGACTTGTTTTCTTTTGCTGCAGGCGCTGGGTGGCTACCGTTTACAGCTCATTGACCATTGGGTTTATGGTCATTGCAGAGGTACTTGAACAAGGAATTACTCCTGGCGCTTCTCTCGGTTTGTTTGCAATTGGTGTGACTTCAGGACTTATCGGTTGGGTGTTACGTCTGCAGAGAAACAGAGTTTCTGTTCTGAATGCTGATGTCGATAGGCTGCAGCGTGAACTTGAACAAGCGGTTGCAAACGAACGCGAGAGAATTTCTGACGAATTACACGATGTAGTCGCGCACGACATAACCGTTCTTCTCATGCATACACGAGTGCTTACCCTCCCAGGCAATGAGAACGACCGAGACATCTCCGTACGAGCGATCACAGAAGCAGCTGTTCAAGCTATGACTGATGTGAAACGTATGATGCGTGTTATGGACAGTAGTCAGGACATTGCACAAACGATAATTCCCAATTCTTTTAGAATTCAAGAGCGTATTGAAAAGATTTCTGAAGATTTCCGTATTGCAGGAGTTCAAGTGGAAACTAAGAGTTTGGGCGAAGTAAGACTGTCGCGAATTGTGGAGTCCACTCTTGGTCATGTATTTAACGAATGTGTGACCAACGTCATGAAGCATGCTCCGGGGACTGAGACGGTCCGAATTGAGTTAGAAGCCCTGGACTTTGAGGTGAGGCTCGGGGTGTGGAATGCAACAGCCACAGAAAAATCAGGTGTTGCTTCCAACTCGTCGGGATATGGACTTCGTCGAATGGAAGAGCGGGTTCAGCTCCTTGGGGGTGAATTCAAAGTGACTGTAACGAATGATGGATGGTCGGTTGAAGCCATTCTTCCCAAATCATAA
- a CDS encoding response regulator, which produces MDAIRVLIVDDEALVRHALRIFVEADPRTTVVGEAHDGLTALGIMQSANPDVILMDIQMPGTNGVEATEEIVSKYPGTIVLALTTFSSERHVVSMLRAGAAGYLVKDTEPQAMIQAIVDVHSGRSALSPQISRALVSAVQNPENRQLVKGQGLTKRELSIVRLLAKGMSNLEIGDELNLAETTVKANFGRIMAKWHVRDRVQVLIYATRIGAISLAEIFDETKPST; this is translated from the coding sequence ATGGACGCTATTCGGGTACTGATCGTAGACGATGAAGCATTAGTTAGACATGCTCTGCGCATTTTTGTAGAAGCCGATCCAAGGACTACCGTCGTCGGTGAGGCTCATGATGGCCTGACCGCCTTAGGGATTATGCAGTCTGCTAATCCCGATGTTATTCTCATGGATATTCAAATGCCAGGCACAAACGGTGTCGAGGCGACAGAAGAGATCGTTTCAAAGTATCCGGGGACAATAGTCCTGGCCCTAACGACATTTTCTTCCGAGCGTCACGTTGTTTCGATGTTGCGCGCGGGGGCTGCTGGCTATCTTGTAAAAGATACGGAGCCACAAGCGATGATCCAAGCCATCGTAGACGTACATAGTGGCCGGTCGGCACTCTCACCCCAGATATCGAGAGCTCTCGTTTCTGCTGTGCAGAACCCAGAGAACCGGCAATTAGTGAAGGGACAGGGGCTTACGAAGCGGGAGCTCTCAATCGTACGATTGTTAGCGAAAGGTATGTCTAACCTTGAAATTGGGGACGAGCTCAACCTGGCAGAGACAACTGTTAAGGCAAACTTTGGTCGAATTATGGCCAAATGGCATGTTCGCGACAGAGTTCAGGTACTGATCTACGCTACGCGGATCGGAGCTATCTCACTCGCAGAGATCTTTGACGAAACAAAACCAAGTACCTAA
- a CDS encoding SOS response-associated peptidase, which yields MCGRFVMGMSYEEAEEHFKLYSFAPELPMPSWNIKPTQDVTVFLEDHKEPGHFRAEAARWALTPVWSKTLATKTPLFNARVETVLEKPSFKASAKSRRCLIPATGYYEWTGEKTARKPHFIHLAEEPILFAGLHSWWHEPDAGNDEGWHLTTTILTMDSYGPMQPIHHRIPVFMTPEMQADWLSPAVEGVPELFEMVAETARSVGELLVEHEVAPLKGDGPELLTAV from the coding sequence ATGTGCGGCCGGTTTGTGATGGGAATGAGCTACGAAGAAGCAGAAGAGCACTTCAAGCTTTATTCGTTCGCGCCGGAGTTGCCGATGCCTTCTTGGAATATCAAGCCCACGCAGGACGTCACTGTCTTCTTAGAGGATCACAAAGAGCCGGGGCATTTCCGTGCTGAAGCTGCGCGGTGGGCGCTCACCCCGGTCTGGTCGAAAACCCTAGCGACCAAAACGCCGCTGTTTAATGCTCGGGTTGAGACGGTGCTTGAGAAGCCGAGTTTCAAGGCGTCAGCGAAGTCGCGCCGCTGCCTGATTCCGGCGACTGGGTATTACGAATGGACTGGTGAAAAGACAGCCCGTAAGCCTCATTTCATTCACCTGGCCGAGGAACCCATTCTCTTTGCTGGACTTCATTCGTGGTGGCATGAGCCAGATGCGGGGAATGATGAGGGCTGGCATCTCACCACAACGATTCTCACGATGGATTCCTACGGGCCGATGCAGCCCATTCACCATCGCATTCCTGTGTTCATGACGCCCGAGATGCAGGCTGACTGGCTTTCACCCGCGGTTGAAGGCGTGCCGGAGCTGTTTGAGATGGTCGCCGAGACGGCACGCAGCGTGGGGGAGCTTCTGGTTGAGCATGAGGTCGCGCCTTTGAAAGGCGACGGGCCCGAACTGCTCACAGCAGTTTGA